In the genome of Triticum urartu cultivar G1812 chromosome 5, Tu2.1, whole genome shotgun sequence, one region contains:
- the LOC125507671 gene encoding transcription factor bHLH18-like produces MEQPKQWLTETEQYEEELAYMYQQEEPLPDHQGQYYTSFYPCRSSNSPSFGGESLNELGQPYPALSPSANFLSFAAAEASTHNFSGGSYGGLQVQGTRQQLQAPARRGRATASAHEHVIAERKRREKLQRQFVSLATIVPAGVRKADKISLLGSAIDYVKQLEEKVKALGEQGLLKSPECTLFESKCSISAADKDDSAGPSGSGSSSGDSSPVDVEASTRGNTVLLKICCKERRGVLVMVLSELENQGLSIITTNVLPFTDSCLNITITAKASPLCQ; encoded by the exons ATGGAGCAACCAAAGCAGTGGCTCACAGAGACG GAACAGTATGAGGAGGAGCTAGCTTACATGTACCAGCAAGAGGAGCCGCTACCTGACCATCAAGGCCAGTACTACACGTCGTTCTATCCATGTCGCAGCTCCAATTCCCCGAGCTTTGGGGGCGAGAGCTTGAACGAGCTGGGGCAGCCATATCCGGCTCTGTCACCATCAGCCAACTTCCTCTCCTTCGCCGCTGCCGAGGCTAGCACCCACAACTTCTCCGGAGGATCCTACGGTGGACTCCAAGTTCAGGGTACGAGGCAGCAGCTGCAGGCGCCTGCGAGGCGGGGCAGGGCGACGGCGAGCGCGCATGAGCACGTCATTGCAGAGCGCAAGCGGCGGGAGAAGCTGCAGCGGCAGTTCGTGTCCCTGGCCACCATTGTCCCAGCTGGCGTCAGGAAG GCGGACAAGATCTCTTTGCTTGGGAGCGCCATCGACTACGTGAAGCAGCTGGAGGAAAAGGTGAAGGCCCTGGGAGAGCAAGGCCTGCTAAAGTCGCCAGAGTGCACCTTGTTCGAGAGCAAGTGCAGCATATCCGCCGCCGACAAGGACGACTCAGCAGGCCCCAGCGGGAGCGGCTCCAGCTCCGGGGACTCGAGCCCGGTGGATGTCGAGGCCAGCACCCGCGGGAACACGGTGCTCCTGAAAATCTGCTGCAAGGAGAGGAGGGGGGTGCTGGTGATGGTGCTCTCCGAGCTCGAGAACCAGGGCCTCTCCATCATAACCACCAACGTCCTACCGTTCACAGACTCCTGCCTCAACATCACCATCACCGCAAAGGCAAGTCCTCTCTGCCAGTAA